GGTTATTTGAAacaatttcaatttcaattttattgatttttctcATCATTGGGTTCAATGCATTTGCTAACAATGTGAATGTTACAATACcaatataaaatttttcttctctatgatattttttttcttattctttctatgatattttttttcttattctttttttgttttcttagaCAAATTGGGTTGGATTATGATTTATATTCATAGCTTAATTTGCAATGGAGAATTTGGATACTACATATGTCGGTTTCTACATACTCGAGCGACGTCAATACATTGATAATGTAATATAGCAAAAAAGGAAAAGAGAAGTAAGTGAAAAGTGGTGTAATGCATCCGAGGAAGTTAATGTTTAGAATTTGGTTATGGTTAGAAAAAAACAAAGACACAGTACATTTTTGAGAGCATCGATGCATCGTGGTATCTGTGAATAAAATATACAACTATTTTTGCCAACTCTTGGTCTTCCATATAGTTGACGATCTTTGTAACATGTGTTATACTTTTTTTCCTTTGGTGTGATGTTGCGGCTGGATTTCAATATAATTTATAGTTTGATGAACTTCATCAATTAGCATCTATTCTTATTTGTTGGTATTGTGGTGCTAAAAGATCTGAATATGAAACTCAAATATTATGTCTTGACAATGGTAAAATTAAGTTGGTTTAAGTAGCAATGTCGCATGAATTACTAAATGTGTTCAATGCAAAATTCTTTGATGACTATTTAATTTCGAAGGAAAATACGAATGTATAATAATAGCATTTTCCCTTTCACTTCATTTGAGGTGAAAGTAGATAAAGATCTTGCTTCTTGTTCTCGTGATATTTATATTTCGAATTATTGGTCAATTATTTCATACACTTCCTCTTTTGTTGCCAGGGTGAACAAAGCCAAATTCATTTTAAGTTATACTTTTGGGATAATTATGTGTGtgttgggtacaataattgtccttacttaatagagcgatcgaatcgtggtgcttgagctgccaTGCAGtttaaagatttgagttgcaccattaccaccagctatagcttttggcaaagcggcaagcgctcggtcctccAATTGGTATAAGAGCCAAGGTCATAGACTCACAGGTTCGATTTctattgattgcaaggagtgcaattattgggagagaGATTGTTGAGTACAATAATTGTCATTGCttagtagagcgatcgaaccgtggtgcttgaactGTTATATGGTctaaagatttgagttgcatcattaacaccagctatagcttttggtaaagcggcaaacgCTCAGTTCTACAATCTTTGGGATTTTCTGATCGTTTCTTCTTTAAAACATGGGAAACCGGTACATCATCCTTTGATTCTTCATCGGAGCTGGATTTCAGAGCCAGCTTTCTCTTAGTGTCTTTGGGAGTCACATCCATTTTCTTTTGCTTAACAAATTCAACCCCAGCCTCTGTTTTGATATAAAGGATCTCCTCGTTggttgaactatttttctttatGAACCTTTCAACCGTTGTTCAGTTAAATAACTTGGTCTTTCCAACTTCAACCATACCCACCGGTTGGACTCCTTCTTGAATTAGCAAATGGCAAATTTGAACCGCCAAACCTTCAGACCGATTCTCTTTCTTTTATCATGTCAACGAATGTCTTGAAGAAGACATCACATCGGTTGATTTTAAGATTGGATGTGATGGTAGCCATAACAAGAAATTTTTCCAGAGTTATCTTGTCATATGCACTGGCCTTGGCGAGAATCCCCTTCACCACTATATCAGTCATCAATCTGAATTCAATCTTCAGATCCCATTTTTGGCATGTTGGAGAAGAAATTGGGAAGCCAGAGAGAGAGAAGTCACTACTCCAAAGCTCAATGTTGCCCTCTGGAAGAGTAGTAAAGTCAGTGATTCTAGCAGCCGGTAGTTTAAACAAATCAGCGAATATCTTCTGGATGATATAAAGATTCCTTCCTTGAACAGCACAGATGATTTCTGAAATgttcactactcgttttcttaacttgtactagaatttttttttgtaatggTATCTCTGCACTATGTCAACAGCCTAATGCTACTTAATATGTAAATCCGACATGGAGGCTGATTTACTAAGTCAAAGGATGGCTAAGGATATCATGCTAATTTACGCATTTAATAACACCACATTTTAAATTCAAGTAACTTTGCATCAGACATACATAGATTATATAGACAATGAGAATTATAATTTTGGTGATTGAGTTTGTTCGACATCTACtacatttattattttatttaaacatgtatttgatttcgTGTATTAAATTTTTAACCTTTATTGTATATAATTAGTATCTACCTTCGTCGTACATACTTCATGCTAGTTACTCAAAAATGATTCAACTCCAAATTTAGCCACGCAAGTATATTCTGTTGTACAGAGGAGTAAGGATAATAACTCACAAGAACATTCAAGAGTTACATCATTCAGAGGGTCAATAACCCTGCCAAAAAATTCACAGCAAAAAAGTCATATTTGCCTTATCAGGCTAACCTGATAGATTATATGAACATATCCTGCATATCGATGATATCAGCAAGGACACCAGCTGCTGTAGTATCGTTGCCTGCTCCAGCACCTTGAATAACCAGGGGTTGTTCACTATAGCAACGGCTATATATTTCCAGCTGCATGTAGAAAAAGCACTCTGTGAATGCcgcatattataaaaaataaactcCAAACTATCATGAAGATTGGTGAAAAATACCAAAATCAGAACCTCTATAAATGAGAAGTTATCGCGAATTGTGCAGAAATTTTATGCAGGTATGATAATGCACATAGATTTTGAGattaaaaaatgatttctttGAAGCACCAGTGTATTCAAAGCACAAGTTGGGCTGCTTGATGAAACCATTCAGattcacttgattttttaaattttatacatCATGGTGTCCCATAGGTAGGCTAATGTTGGAGTTAATTACCAATCACCAGGCGCATGGTATGCCCCACGTCAAATTATATTTACAGCGTGATATCAATtgtcattatattatattataattggAGTGCAATGACATTGACTAGCTCTTTTCACATTAAACGACAAGTGAAAAAAATGCCATGGATAGGCATGCAAGTTAAGGTACAAAATTTGCTTACCACGTTGTCACTTCCCTTCAATCTACCAAGAGGCGAATCTTTTGGAAGTTCTTGTATGCCAACTTCACACCTATTACAGTTTTAAAACAGCATGTCAAATGACAAACTTGGTTTTATCTAAATTTGAGCCAGATGAATTCTAATTAATTGCAACAGCATGAACAAAGTATTGACTTTAATCATTACCAACTGAAGCCATGATGACGAGCAAATTACCAAGTAAGAACAAATAACACATAACTATGCATGCATCAAGACTTATATGACACGTATGATCTCAGTATTTATTTTCCACAATCAGCTATGCACAACACTCTGGAGTAAGAAGTACCTGGACTTGTCAATCAAACAAACATAGCGTAGAACATTTCCATTTGAAGAAGCTTTTTCGATCCTACGTCTGATTTCTCTGTCAATTAATGGAAGCCCTTTTGCCAAAAATTCTTCGACAGTCATCAAATCAGGTCCCATTTCTATAGGATACAAGCTTTCAACCTACAAGGTTTTATTGTCAAAAAAAATCTAATCGTGGACAAGTTTGATAGACAAAATGCAACATCAGGAGACATGCCACACGTACTAACCTTAATGTTGTCCAAGCTGATACGATGCCCAAGAAGGCGGGCAAGGATCAGAGCCTATaatgaaaatacaaaaaaaataacattttcttaAAGTAAATCAATGGTTTCCCATGACAATGCAGACCAAACACAAATGCCCTAGCAGCCAAAATAATGGATATGTCAGTATAGCATCTGAAGAAAATACATCAAGTAGGAATTCCTGATCAAGTAGATtgaattgtaaaaaaaataaaaacagaatAATGAAAATGCATGACAGCCCTTTTAGCATGGTCATCTGCAAGATGACAATCACAGTAGCCTCAAACTTCCATTACTTTGATTTAATGGATGAAAAAGAGTTCAAACTCCTTTGGTTCCAAATCTTAGTCAACATTGAGTTACCACTGAGTTTCAggatatgaaattttaaagtgAGGACCACCAAATTTTTGGGCAGAGAGACAGCGTAAGGCAGTATTATCATTCTACCAATCTATGATAACATAGAAAATTACCACTTTTTGAAATCAAAAGAATGACATTAGCAAATGTCCACAAAATGAAAAGGGATGGCATCCACACCTTTCGAGCTACATCCAACCCACTAAGATCGTCTCGAGGGTCTGAAAGCGAATACGAAATTCAAAATCAGGAAAatcattgttttaaaaaaaaaatgtggcAAAAACTGCATGAAATTTGCCAACCCAGAGGCTTGTGTCTTTTCAGTGTTGTCTTGGAAGCCTTTGAGAAAGGTTCAGTGACTACGTAATCCTATATCACAAGATCCAGTCAACAATTGAAAATTCATTTGTTGATTTGTCAGCTTGTACGGCTACTTGCTAGCTGTCGGCAGATTGATTCATATACATCAAATGAATTTTACAATCTCATTTTCTCCTCCTTTAGACACTaacattcttttttttttttttttgaatagtAGACACTAACATTCTTACACCTTAGCAATTGGCATCTAAAACTATTTGAGCTTCGTTTTTCTTCTCTTGTTTCTATTTTCTAATATTTTGATTGCACTAGATAATCAGTCACATGCCAAACAGACACAGAAATCAACCCAAAGATATGCCTTCGAACGTATATGAATAAAGCAGTTGAAGATTCTAGTATGGTTTCTACATATTGGTTACTGCAAACCCTCCAAGTAATTCCATGTACGGTAAAAGACAAGGAATAGAAAGGCAtacaaatatattgatttaaccAATTTTTCCATCCAGTTATATGAGTTTTTGTTGGGGGAATTGAACTGAGATAAAAGAGCCCCTTTTCCATTTTTCTAAAACTAATCAATTAATGCACAACCAAACTAGTTCCTCATTTTTGTTTTAAGCTGCATGCTATTAGAAATACAATTTGAATCCTTTTTTCTCATAAGATCTCAAACAGTTTCATAttgagtagaaaataaaaaacatagtACTCACCTGTGGCTCTGAAAGGGGAAATTCTTATAGTTCATTtgtttcatttaataaaaaccaAACAACCACCATAATGCAGCATATCAGTTCATAAATAAAAGCACTATGAGTCATCCAACTCAAGGCTAATGTTGCAGCCTTGACCAGATACTAAGACCAATGAGTAAAAATATCTTCTGTTTGAAAGTCCCCATCAATAAACATcacaaaaagaaaatgtatcaTTGTCACAAGAAATCTTGACAAATCACTATCAATTTCTATGACCAAGGTCCAAGAGATATCAAAAAGTGAGATGTCACCGACCTTTACACTATAGGGGAAACACAATGACTAAATTTATCTTACTCATAATAAAGCCTTGTCCATATTAACAAACTGGAAAAAGAAATCCTTAACCTGACAAGAGGAATAGCATAACAGAGAATTTGAGTTCTTATTATTCTTCTCCGTGCAGAGTGCAGAACATTGTTTAAAGCCCTCAAGTTTGACAGAAAGTAATACAAAAACATAGCATGGTATGGTTGCATTTCATTACCAGGTTCAGTGTATCCAAGGCGTTTTGCCACATTGACAACGTCACTAAAGGGTTTTCCAACTTCAACTTCACTCATCACATAACCCAGTGTACCTGAGAATCAGAAGAactatataattatcatatgcaTCTTTTGATGATCAAAATAAAGCAGGGTTATAAATCTTAACCTCAATTGAATAAAAGAAAGCAAATATTGGTAAAGTTGGAAAAAGTACCGCTTAGACTTCCAATGATTCGTTGAATGGCATCTCCTGATGAAAGCATACgatttattgatgatatgacAGGAAGACCGGCACCAACCTAGCACATTATATGAGAAGTAATAAATGAAGTCCAGATT
The Primulina tabacum isolate GXHZ01 chromosome 9, ASM2559414v2, whole genome shotgun sequence DNA segment above includes these coding regions:
- the LOC142555187 gene encoding homoserine dehydrogenase isoform X4; translation: MVVAPDVYRSELDDEFLLQICEVKSSGSSLETLSDGQCQIYSSKEMASKAIDIAASYRRMATGLTFIDCSASCNTIPLLRKVVELECCVVLANKQPLSSSLEDYDKLISHPRLIRHESTVGAGLPVISSINRMLSSGDAIQRIIGSLSGTLGYVMSEVEVGKPFSDVVNVAKRLGYTEPDPRDDLSGLDVARKALILARLLGHRISLDNIKVESLYPIEMGPDLMTVEEFLAKGLPLIDREIRRRIEKASSNGNVLRYVCLIDKSRCEVGIQELPKDSPLGRLKGSDNVLEIYSRCYSEQPLVIQGAGAGNDTTAAGVLADIIDMQDMFI
- the LOC142555187 gene encoding homoserine dehydrogenase isoform X2 codes for the protein MKKIPILLMGIGGVGRQLLRHIVSCRIIHYNQRLRLSVVGVCDSKSMVVAPDVYRSELDDEFLLQICEVKSSGSSLETLSDGQCQIYSSKEMASKAIDIAASYRRMATGLTFIDCSASCNTIPLLRKVVELECCVVLANKQPLSSSLEDYDKLISHPRLIRHESTVGAGLPVISSINRMLSSGDAIQRIIGSLSGTLGYVMSEVEVGKPFSDVVNVAKRLGYTEPDPRDDLSGLDVARKALILARLLGHRISLDNIKVESLYPIEMGPDLMTVEEFLAKGLPLIDREIRRRIEKASSNGNVLRYVCLIDKSRCEVGIQELPKDSPLGRLKGSDNVLEIYSRCYSEQPLVIQGAGAGNDTTAAGVLADIIDMQDMFI
- the LOC142555187 gene encoding homoserine dehydrogenase isoform X3 translates to MVVAPDVYRSELDDEFLLQICEVKSSGSSLETLSDGGQCQIYSSKEMASKAIDIAASYRRMATGLTFIDCSASCNTIPLLRKVVELECCVVLANKQPLSSSLEDYDKLISHPRLIRHESTVGAGLPVISSINRMLSSGDAIQRIIGSLSGTLGYVMSEVEVGKPFSDVVNVAKRLGYTEPDPRDDLSGLDVARKALILARLLGHRISLDNIKVESLYPIEMGPDLMTVEEFLAKGLPLIDREIRRRIEKASSNGNVLRYVCLIDKSRCEVGIQELPKDSPLGRLKGSDNVLEIYSRCYSEQPLVIQGAGAGNDTTAAGVLADIIDMQDMFI
- the LOC142555187 gene encoding homoserine dehydrogenase isoform X1, yielding MKKIPILLMGIGGVGRQLLRHIVSCRIIHYNQRLRLSVVGVCDSKSMVVAPDVYRSELDDEFLLQICEVKSSGSSLETLSDGGQCQIYSSKEMASKAIDIAASYRRMATGLTFIDCSASCNTIPLLRKVVELECCVVLANKQPLSSSLEDYDKLISHPRLIRHESTVGAGLPVISSINRMLSSGDAIQRIIGSLSGTLGYVMSEVEVGKPFSDVVNVAKRLGYTEPDPRDDLSGLDVARKALILARLLGHRISLDNIKVESLYPIEMGPDLMTVEEFLAKGLPLIDREIRRRIEKASSNGNVLRYVCLIDKSRCEVGIQELPKDSPLGRLKGSDNVLEIYSRCYSEQPLVIQGAGAGNDTTAAGVLADIIDMQDMFI